Below is a window of Rhodoglobus vestalii DNA.
TGACTTAGCAGCACTCGCGGCCGCTAAGACTCTTGCCGTCGAGATTGGCAGCGGACGTGTTCTTGCTGTGTCTGTGGGGAACAATGACTGAGTCAAGCCCCTGGCCTTTTCTACAAGCCTGGCTAATCATGGCCGTCATCACCTACGGCGCGCTCTCACTATTCGCCCCCACTTGGCGCCGGCGCACCCGCATCGTCCTGTCCGTTTTCGCACCGCTGGCGGTCGTCCTGCTGATGGCTTGGTGGATTCTTCGTGTGGTCGGATCGGCGGGCCGTGAAGATTGAGGTGGCTTGTGGATGGTTGGGCCGGCCCCACGGATTCTGGTCTCACACCCCTCTGAACGGTGTTGATCTGGGCTCGTAGGTGCCGTGCCGTTCCGACCTTCTTGTTCCTCTCTCCTCTCTCGCGGATCTTCGACTAGTTGAGAGTTTTCTGATTCCGCGGAGTCTAAAGCGCTTCCGACGATCCCTGCCATTTGATAAGGATCTTCTCGGGCTGGAAGACTCGGGGATTTGCTTGCCGAGCGATGCTGATCTCCATGAGGGCTCGAATGATCGCGCGCTTCTGCGGAAGTGATAGTGAAATCCAGTTTCTCTCCACTTCCGGCTCAAACAATGTGCTGGGGATTGCGGAGACTGTCTCAACCGCTGCGAGACTCTCATCAATCATCTTCAATCGGGAACGCAGGGGCTTCGCTGCTTCTCTAACAGCCTGGCCGGTGAGGGTGCCGTCTGCCACTAATTCGGCTAAGTTATCGATCCGGTCTTGGATCTCTGTGCGCTCCGCATGTAAATGTTCAACGGATGCCCCTCGGGGGCGCAGTATTTCGAGAGAATCTGGCATCTTGAGCCTGGCGAAAACCGCAGCCTCGATCAAACGGTCTACCGCCTTGAGTGACCTTTGAACACATCCACCGGTGGTGCAGTAATACGACAGCCCACCGTCTTTCCGTTTTTTGGTATAGATGACTCCTTCGCAAACGCCGCAGCGGGCAATGCCGCTGAGTAAATATTTGGCGGCGGTGAATGTCGATTTGCGTTTACGTTTCGCCGCTCTCGTCTGCCACGCGCGCCATGTCTTCTCGTCGACGATAGGCTCCCACTTACCTCGACCAACTTCTTCACCGTTGTAGGTTGAGATTCCGGCATAGTGGCCATTCGTTAAGAGATCGCGGACCTGAATGATTCCCCACCTTTTTCCTTTCGGGGTGAGGATCCCGTGAGCATTCAAATAACTCATGATGGAGTAGCGAGGTTCTTCCTCCACGTAGTAGCGGTTCAGAACCTCATGAAGCACCTCTGCCTCTTCTGGAACTTGGATGACTCTCCCGCTGTCGCGCTTATACCCAAACGGCCGGTGCGAAAAATGCCATTCCCCTGCTGTAGCTCGTTGCTTGTATGCGTTCCTCTGGCGGTCGGTGCGGTGCTCTCCTTCGTGAGTCGCGACCGCCCCAAGGATGCTCGCGGTCATTCTTCCGCTCGGGGTGCTCAAATCAATGTCGTCTGCTCGGACGGAGAGAATCGTCAGCCCATGATCCTTTGCGACGTCGGTGATTTTCACGAGGTCGGTCAGTCTGCGGTACAGGCGATCGGGGTGCCAGATCACGACGGTGTCGGCGTCTCCTTGCTCAACGAGTGCTAACAGTCTGTCAAAAGCTGGTCGACGCACACCTGTTGTCGCGGAGGTATCGTTATCACTGAGTTCCGCAATAACGTCCAGGCCCTTTCGGACGGCTAGAGCGCGGCAGTCATCAAGTTGCCGAGTAACTCCCGCCTCTTCGCCGGTCTTATCGAGCGACTGGCGGGTGTAAATAATTGCCCTCATATGAATACTGTAACAACGTACGTGTGAGCTCGCTGAGTCACCTGACGGCGGTTTCAGGGGCAAACTGTGCCATTGTCGTCGGGCTCATCATGGCCCTCGGTAGCAGACTCGGTGCCCACCGTATCGTGCGAATTGCGCTGTCGGTGGCGGTGCTGCTCGCCTTTGTTGTTGTGGTGACACCTGACCCTAGTGTGCTGAGAGCGGCCCTAATGGCAACACTGGTTCTCATCGCGCTGGGTATCGGGCGACCGCTCCGCGGGATGGCCGTGCTCTCGCTTGCCGCGATCAGTCTTCTTGTGTTTGATCCGTGGCTGGCGCGCAACTTTGCGTTCGCCCTCTCCGTATTCGCGACGGCAGGCCTTCTGCTGTTTGCGGAACCGTTGGCGCACCTTCTTAGCCGATGGTTGCCGCGGTGGTTGTCGCTCGTCATCGCTGTGCCTCTCGCCGCACAACTCGCCTGCCAACCCATCCTCCTGCTGTTGCAGCCGACGCTTCCCACGTACGGTGTTGTTGCGAACGTGCTCGCCGCCCCGGCTGCTCCCGTGGCCACCGTCGTGGGTTTGGCGGCCTGTGTGGCACTGTCACTGTGTCCACCGCTCGGCATCGGGCTGATGTGGATTGCGTGGTTGCCCTCCGCGTGGGTAGCTGCCGTGGCAACATTTTTTGCTGGGGCCCCGGGGGCACGAATCCCGTGGTGGGAGGGCTGGGTCGGCGTCGTCGCTCTCAGCGTTGTGACGGTTCTGTTTTTGGTGGCGCTGGTGATGCAGCATCCGTGGCGACAGCGGGCGCTCGCGACGCTGGTGGTGTGTGCCACTCTTGCCGGGGCAACGACAGTCGGGCTCGGAGTGAGCGCGGCGCTGTTGTGGCCCGATGATTGGCAGTTTGCTCAGTGTGACGTTGGTCAGGGAGATGCCGTTGTTGTTCGAAGTGGCGAGCAGATCGCGCTGATCGACACCGGGTCAGATCCTGACCCTCTAGAGGCGTGCCTGTCACGACTGGGTGTTGATCGCGTTGATTTGCTGGTGCTCACCCATTTTGACCATGACCATGTGGGTGGTGCCGAGGCAATCTTTGGGCGAGCAGATGTGGTGCTCGTTGGCCCGGTCGGATCCGATGAAGACAGAACTGTGCTCGAATCGCTGGGGGCAGCGGGCGCCCAGGTACGTGCTGTTAGCACAGGGGATCGCGGCGAGTTGGGTGCACTGCGCTGGAACGTGCTGTGGCCCGGCGAGCCGCTCACGGGAATCGACCCCGGCAACGATGCGAGCATTGTGATCGAGTTTCTTCCGCGACCTGATTGCGAGCAACAGTGCCTCAGTTCGACATTTCTCGGTGACCTTGGTGAAAGCGCGCAGGCGCGCCTTCTCGAAGAAGGCTCGCTGTCACAAGTGGATGTCGTCAAAGTCAGCCATCACGGGTCAGCCGATCAATACCCGCCCCTGTATGACGCGCTCGACGCCACCGTGGGATTAGTCGGTGTTGGGGCAGAGAACGGCTACGGACATCCAACGGATGATGCCCTAACGATGCTTGAGGAGGCGGGAATCACGGCAGTGCGAAGCGACACTGACGGCCTAGTGTTGGTATCGCCAGCAACGCACCCTGGATCGGTTCGGCTGTGGACGGAACGGCACATCGGCGGGCAACATTAGGCTGGAATCACAGTTTTATCTGAGGAGTCTCGTGGCCGCTAAGCCCCCCGCACGATCACCGGTCAAACCGAAGGTCGCAATTGCACAATTAGCGTGGAACCAGGTGCGCCCGGCGCCGATCGTGCTGGTCAGCGGCACCGAAAGTTTTCTTGCTGACCGCGCCATTCGCATACTGCGCGACACCCTCAAAGCAGAAGACCCCAGTCTTGAAGTGAGTGACCTCGAAGCTGACCAATATGCCCCCGGTGACCTCATTAGTTTGGCAAGCCCGTCGCTATTCAGCGAACCACGGATGATCCGCGTCACAAATGTGGAGAAATGTTCTGATGCGTTCATCACTGAGACTCTGAAGTATTTGGATGCCCCTGCCGAAGACACCTACGTGGTGTTGCGCCACGCCGGGGGGGTGCGCGGCAAAAAACTTCTCGACGCAATCCGTTCAGGTGCCGGCGGTGGCATTGAGGTGGCCTGTGTCGAGCTCAAGAAAGATGCCGAGAAGTACGATTTTGCGGCCGCGGAGTTTTCGACGCTCCGAAGGCGAGTGACCCCGGGAGCGCTCCGGACGCTCGTCTCTGCTTTTTCAGCCGATCTAGCAGAACTCGCGGCAGCCTGTCAGCAGTTGATCGCCGATGATGCCGATGAGATCAATGAAGCAACGGTGGCGCGCTACTACTCTGGGCGTGTCGAAACCAGCGCCTTCACAGTTGCCGATTCCGCAATCGCTGGCCGCTCTGGGGAGGCCCTTGTGCTGTTGCGCCACGCGTTGGCGTCGGGAGCGGACCCGGTTCCGATCGTTGCTGCGTTTGCGTCGAAGCTGCGCACGATGGCGAAACTTTCGGGCGGATCGATGTCTTCGGGTCAGGCGGCGAAGACTTTTGGCATGGCGCCATGGCAAGCCGAAAGGGCGATGAAAGATTTGCGGGGCTGGAATGATGCGGGGCTTGGTTCCGCCATAGAGGCAATTGCGGACACGGATGCTCAGGTCAAAGGTTTGGGCCGCGACCCCGTTTTTGCGCTAGAGCGCATGATTTCTATTGTGGCGGCCCGCGGCATCCGCTAGATTGCTGCGTCTCGTAGCAACGAACGCCTCAGCAACAAACGCCCCCGGCCGCGAACGGTGGGGGCGTTTGTGTGTCGTCGGCGTTCTGCCGATGTGAGGTCTTTAGAGTGCTGCGACCTGCTTGGCGATGGCCGACTTGCGGTTCGCTGCTTGGTTCTTGTGCAGGATGCCTTTGCCGGCTGCCTTGTCGAGCGTCTTGGTCGCGGAGAGCAGACGTGCCGTGGCGGTCTCTTTGTCGCCAGCCTTGATTGCTTCGCGGGTTGCGCGGATAGCGGTCTTGACTTGGCTCTTGACGGCACGGTTGCGGTCTTGTGCCTTCTTGTTGGTGCCGATGCGCTTGATCTGCGACTTAATATTTGCCACGTGTAGGTACTTTCTTGGTTGTGGGTCAGAGATGGTGGGCGGCCGTGGAAGAGAATCGTTGTTCTGATCCTCGGCCGCGATGCGCAAACTGTTCGACTAGGAACCGTATGCATAAGCCAACAGGCAATGTTACCAGCGCGGTGGAGCTATGGCAATTGCGAAGCAATTGCGCGACCCCAGCGCCGTGCAAACTTGTTTGCACGGGTTTCGGTGGAGCTATGGCAATTGCGAAGCAATTGCGCGACCCCAGCGCCGTGCAAACTTGTTTGCACGGGTTTCGGTGGAGCTATGGCAATTGCGAAGCAATTGCGCGACCCCAGCGCCGTGCAAACTTGTTTGCACGGGTTTCGGTGGAGCTATGGCAATTGCGAAGCGATTGCGCGACCCCAGCGCCGTGCAAACTTGTTTGCACGGGTTTTTACGGGAGCCCCTGCGCCGTGAAAAATGCATTTGGCAAGTTGTTAACCCCAGCGCACAGCCCCCAAAACCTCAACTTTAGCGGGGTGCGCGCAAGACTGTCGGTGTCGTGGGAGAATTGGGTGGATGTCTCCTCGCGCCTCTTACACTCTTGAGCCTGCCTTGACCGATCCTGCGTTTATCCGCAACTTTTGCATAATCGCCCATATTGATCATGGCAAGTCCACCCTCGCTGACCGCATGCTGTCGGTCACGGGGGTTGTCAGCGACCGCGATATGCGTGCCCAGTATTTGGACCGTATGGATATTGAGCGGGAGCGCGGCATCACCATTAAGAGCCAGGCGGTGCGTATGCCGTGGGCTCTCACGGACGAGAGTGGCTTTGAGCAGGCGTATGCGCTCAACATGATTGATACGCCTGGCCACGTCGATTTCACCTATGAGGTTTCGCGTTCTCTGGCGGCGTGTGAGGGCGCAATTCTTTTGGTGGATGCCGCTCAGGGTATTGAAGCTCAAACCCTCGCGAATCTGTATTTGGCGATGGAGAACGATCTGACGATCATTCCTGTGCTGAATAAGATTGACTTGCCTGCTGCTGATCCGGACAAATATGCGGAGGAGATTGCGGGCCTTATTGGTTGCGATCCGTTGACGGTTCTTCGTGTTTCGGGTAAGACGGGGGTGGGTGTTCCCGAGTTGCTCGATGAGGCAACACGGTTGATCCCGGCACCGGTGGGTGATCCGTCTGCACCTGCCCGTGCGATGATTTTTGATTCTGTTTATGACGCGTATCGCGGTGTGATTACTTATGTCCGCATGATTGATGGCTCGATGGCGCCGCGCGAGAAGGTCATGATGATGTCGACGAAGTCGGCTCACGAGTTGTTGGAGATCGGTGTCAGTTCGCCGGAACCTACGGCGACGAAGGGTCTTGGTGTCGGTGAGGTCGGCTATCTCATCACGGGGGTGAAGGATGTTCGCCTGAGCAAGGTGGGCGATACGGTCACCAACTTCGCGAAGCCGTCGACGCAGCCTCTGAAGGGCTATTCCGAGCCGAAGCCGATGGTGTTCTCGGGGCTGTACCCGATTGACGGTTCTGATTACCCGGTTCTTCGGGAGGCTCTCGACAAGTTGAAGTTGTCGGATGCTGCGCTTGTCTACGAGCCTGAAACTTCGGTTGCTTTGGGGTTTGGTTTCCGCTGCGGTTTCTTGGGGCTGCTGCACTTGGAGATTGTGCGCGAGCGTCTTGAGCGTGAGTTCAATCTCGACATGATCGCGACTGCGCCTTCGGTAATCTATGAGGTCATGAGCGATGACAAGGGCGTTACTACGGTCACTAACCCGAGCGAGTTCCCGGTCGGCAAGATCACGAGCGTCACCGAGCCGATGGTGAAGGCATCCATCCTGACTCCGAAAGATTTTGTCGGCACGGTTATGGAACTGTGCCAGTCGCGGCGCGGAACCATGCAGGGTATGGAATATGTTGGTACTGACCGTGTTGAGCTTCACTACACGATGCCTCTTGGCGAAATTGTTTTCGACTTCTTCGACCATCTGAAGAGCCGCACGCAGGGCTATGCGAGTCTCGACTATGAGCCCAGTGGCAATCAGACTGCTGATCTCGTGAAGGTTGACATCTTGCTTCAGGGCGAAGCAGTTGACGCGTTCAGCGCCATTGTTCACCGCGACAAGGCGTATGCCTATGGTGTGCTGATGACGGAGCGGCTGAAGAATCTGATTCCGCGTCAACAGTTTGAGGTGCCGATTCAGGCAGCGATTGGTGCGCGCATCATTGCCCGGGAGTCGATTCGTGCATTGCGCAAGGACGTTTTGGCTAAGTGCTATGGTGGCGATATTAGTCGCAAGCGTAAGCTCCTTGAGAAGCAAAAAGAGGGCAAGAAGCGCATGAAGATGGTGGGCCGGGTCGAGGTTCCGCAGGCTGCGTTTATTGCGGCGCTGTCTGGTGAAGTCGAGTCGGGCAAAGAGAAGAAGTAGACGAAGTGGATGCCCGCACCTACCCCAATGCGCCCGTTACGTACGGAGCGGTAGGTGCCACGCGCGGCAGCACTTTCACGGTGCTTCCGCCGGCGGGCTTTCGCCGGGTCGAGCGCAGCGCTCGCATCGGGCACGGTGATGAACGGTGGGCTTTTGCCCACCATCAGATCATGACGTGGGGTGTGAAGCGTCGCAGCGGCTTCGGGGTCACGTTGTTGCCGCGCGATGCGGCCGGTGAATTACTCGATCTGTCGAAGGACAGCGCGACGCATCCGAAGATGCGTGCCGGCGACACAATCATTCTTTCCATCGGTCGCGGCAGGTTGACGGCGCATGAGCCCGTCCGTGTCGTGTATGTGGTGGATGAGCCCACCGTTGCCGGTTTTGCGTATGGAACGCTTGAAGGTCATCCGCTTCGTGGCGAAGAGTCGTTCATGATCGAGCGTCGCGACGATAATTCGGTGTGGATCACTGTCCGCTCCTTCTCGCGACCGGCGTCGACGAAGTGGATGCTGCTGTCACCCGCATTGCGAGTGTTGCAGTTCGTCGTGGTTGGCCGCTATTTGCGAGCGCTTGCGGGAGCAATTCCTGCGGATTAGCCGCGCTCGGTGAGTTGCGTGATGGTGTCAAGCACCTCTTCGAGCCCGCCGACGAGATTGTCTACGACCAATAGTGCACTGGTGTTGCGGAGGTCTGCGACCGAGTAGGCACCTGTGGCGACGGCAATGAAGGGTAGCGAGGCGGCATCGGCGGCGATTCCGTCGTTGGGTGTATCGCCAACAATGATGTGGGTTCCGTCACCGAGTTGGGGTGTCACGAGCGAGGTGAGGTGGGGGCGACTGGGTGAACGATCGCCGAAAAACGAATTCTGCCAAGTGAAGTCGTCAGCCGAGTATCCGGCGGCCAGCAGTTTGTAGCGGGAGTGGAGCGGACCATTTCCGGTGAGCAGCGCATTGTCCCATCCGCGGTGCGCGACCTCGCGAAGGGCCTCGGGGCCACCAGCAACAGCCTCACGGATAAAACCACCGTCGTGTTGAGCAAGGGTATGTACGTCGAGCTCTGTGAGAAGGTCATCGAGCATCGTGGATGGTTGACCGTTCAGTTGCAGCAGTTCGCTGAGCAGCTGCCCTTCGGTCATCCCGTGTGGGTTGGTGATGCGATGCAGCGGCGGGGCGCCGGTGAGCTGTGTGAACGCCTCAAGGTACACGTTGGCGCCGTCTGGCGAGTTGTGAATGAGGGTGCCGTCGATGTCCCACAGGATGTGTGTTTTCACTTCTTCATTCTCCCACGTACGAGGTGCGACAATTGAGTGAGGCCTGCACACACTCGCTGTTGCGCGCTTGTAATCGGTTGATGAGGAGACTAGTTCGTGCCAGGTGTTGTGCCCATTGCAGATCCCGCACCCCTCGATGGTGCCCTTCCCGAGTCTGCAGCGGTGGGTTCTGAGGGCAGACCGTGGAGCGTCTACATTCACGTTCCGTTCTGCCGGGTGCGCTGCGGTTACTGCGATTTCAACACCTACACCAGCGAGGAGTTGCGGGGGGCGAAGCGCTCTGATTATGCTTCGGAAGCTATTGCTGAGATGGCTTTGGCTTCGGCTGTTTTGTCTCAGGCTG
It encodes the following:
- the lepA gene encoding translation elongation factor 4; this translates as MSPRASYTLEPALTDPAFIRNFCIIAHIDHGKSTLADRMLSVTGVVSDRDMRAQYLDRMDIERERGITIKSQAVRMPWALTDESGFEQAYALNMIDTPGHVDFTYEVSRSLAACEGAILLVDAAQGIEAQTLANLYLAMENDLTIIPVLNKIDLPAADPDKYAEEIAGLIGCDPLTVLRVSGKTGVGVPELLDEATRLIPAPVGDPSAPARAMIFDSVYDAYRGVITYVRMIDGSMAPREKVMMMSTKSAHELLEIGVSSPEPTATKGLGVGEVGYLITGVKDVRLSKVGDTVTNFAKPSTQPLKGYSEPKPMVFSGLYPIDGSDYPVLREALDKLKLSDAALVYEPETSVALGFGFRCGFLGLLHLEIVRERLEREFNLDMIATAPSVIYEVMSDDKGVTTVTNPSEFPVGKITSVTEPMVKASILTPKDFVGTVMELCQSRRGTMQGMEYVGTDRVELHYTMPLGEIVFDFFDHLKSRTQGYASLDYEPSGNQTADLVKVDILLQGEAVDAFSAIVHRDKAYAYGVLMTERLKNLIPRQQFEVPIQAAIGARIIARESIRALRKDVLAKCYGGDISRKRKLLEKQKEGKKRMKMVGRVEVPQAAFIAALSGEVESGKEKK
- the rpsT gene encoding 30S ribosomal protein S20; this translates as MANIKSQIKRIGTNKKAQDRNRAVKSQVKTAIRATREAIKAGDKETATARLLSATKTLDKAAGKGILHKNQAANRKSAIAKQVAAL
- a CDS encoding ComEC/Rec2 family competence protein; translation: MSSLSHLTAVSGANCAIVVGLIMALGSRLGAHRIVRIALSVAVLLAFVVVVTPDPSVLRAALMATLVLIALGIGRPLRGMAVLSLAAISLLVFDPWLARNFAFALSVFATAGLLLFAEPLAHLLSRWLPRWLSLVIAVPLAAQLACQPILLLLQPTLPTYGVVANVLAAPAAPVATVVGLAACVALSLCPPLGIGLMWIAWLPSAWVAAVATFFAGAPGARIPWWEGWVGVVALSVVTVLFLVALVMQHPWRQRALATLVVCATLAGATTVGLGVSAALLWPDDWQFAQCDVGQGDAVVVRSGEQIALIDTGSDPDPLEACLSRLGVDRVDLLVLTHFDHDHVGGAEAIFGRADVVLVGPVGSDEDRTVLESLGAAGAQVRAVSTGDRGELGALRWNVLWPGEPLTGIDPGNDASIVIEFLPRPDCEQQCLSSTFLGDLGESAQARLLEEGSLSQVDVVKVSHHGSADQYPPLYDALDATVGLVGVGAENGYGHPTDDALTMLEEAGITAVRSDTDGLVLVSPATHPGSVRLWTERHIGGQH
- a CDS encoding recombinase family protein, encoding MRAIIYTRQSLDKTGEEAGVTRQLDDCRALAVRKGLDVIAELSDNDTSATTGVRRPAFDRLLALVEQGDADTVVIWHPDRLYRRLTDLVKITDVAKDHGLTILSVRADDIDLSTPSGRMTASILGAVATHEGEHRTDRQRNAYKQRATAGEWHFSHRPFGYKRDSGRVIQVPEEAEVLHEVLNRYYVEEEPRYSIMSYLNAHGILTPKGKRWGIIQVRDLLTNGHYAGISTYNGEEVGRGKWEPIVDEKTWRAWQTRAAKRKRKSTFTAAKYLLSGIARCGVCEGVIYTKKRKDGGLSYYCTTGGCVQRSLKAVDRLIEAAVFARLKMPDSLEILRPRGASVEHLHAERTEIQDRIDNLAELVADGTLTGQAVREAAKPLRSRLKMIDESLAAVETVSAIPSTLFEPEVERNWISLSLPQKRAIIRALMEISIARQANPRVFQPEKILIKWQGSSEAL
- a CDS encoding DUF1990 family protein, translating into MDARTYPNAPVTYGAVGATRGSTFTVLPPAGFRRVERSARIGHGDERWAFAHHQIMTWGVKRRSGFGVTLLPRDAAGELLDLSKDSATHPKMRAGDTIILSIGRGRLTAHEPVRVVYVVDEPTVAGFAYGTLEGHPLRGEESFMIERRDDNSVWITVRSFSRPASTKWMLLSPALRVLQFVVVGRYLRALAGAIPAD
- a CDS encoding HAD family hydrolase, whose product is MKTHILWDIDGTLIHNSPDGANVYLEAFTQLTGAPPLHRITNPHGMTEGQLLSELLQLNGQPSTMLDDLLTELDVHTLAQHDGGFIREAVAGGPEALREVAHRGWDNALLTGNGPLHSRYKLLAAGYSADDFTWQNSFFGDRSPSRPHLTSLVTPQLGDGTHIIVGDTPNDGIAADAASLPFIAVATGAYSVADLRNTSALLVVDNLVGGLEEVLDTITQLTERG
- the holA gene encoding DNA polymerase III subunit delta, with the translated sequence MAAKPPARSPVKPKVAIAQLAWNQVRPAPIVLVSGTESFLADRAIRILRDTLKAEDPSLEVSDLEADQYAPGDLISLASPSLFSEPRMIRVTNVEKCSDAFITETLKYLDAPAEDTYVVLRHAGGVRGKKLLDAIRSGAGGGIEVACVELKKDAEKYDFAAAEFSTLRRRVTPGALRTLVSAFSADLAELAAACQQLIADDADEINEATVARYYSGRVETSAFTVADSAIAGRSGEALVLLRHALASGADPVPIVAAFASKLRTMAKLSGGSMSSGQAAKTFGMAPWQAERAMKDLRGWNDAGLGSAIEAIADTDAQVKGLGRDPVFALERMISIVAARGIR